From one Paenibacillus sp. FSL K6-1330 genomic stretch:
- a CDS encoding BMP family protein — protein MKKTWSILLTLVLSVGLLAGCGNSDKSTDTGAANGGSEGSQDKKRIALVLPEKIGVNPFFALMDEGLQKAAADFNVEVKTIESTDPASIEQNLRTAVAEKYDLIITSTFQMEDALKKVAPENPDVPFAIIDTVVDLPNVRSVVFREHEAAYLLGAAAGLATKTNKVGNVVADDIPIMHKYMTGFAEGAKSVNPNVEIFVNYVGGFTDPAKAKELALLQNSKGADFVAGLSAVGDLGVFEAAKEKGFYASGQDTDNTGTDPEHVVLAQLKGTDAVVYETVKDFAEDKYSFDIRDYGLKEGGVGLTYVTHESKTPLNPFIGQDIVDQLKVISDDIIAGKIKVTNALEQN, from the coding sequence ATGAAAAAGACATGGTCAATTCTATTAACACTCGTATTATCCGTTGGATTGCTTGCAGGTTGCGGCAATAGCGATAAGTCTACTGACACTGGTGCAGCTAATGGCGGTTCAGAAGGATCTCAAGATAAGAAACGCATTGCACTTGTTCTCCCTGAGAAGATCGGCGTGAATCCTTTCTTTGCATTGATGGACGAAGGATTGCAGAAGGCTGCTGCCGATTTCAATGTCGAAGTGAAAACGATTGAATCGACAGACCCGGCCTCGATTGAGCAAAACCTGCGTACGGCGGTTGCTGAAAAATATGATTTGATTATCACATCCACCTTCCAAATGGAAGATGCATTGAAGAAGGTTGCACCGGAGAATCCGGACGTGCCTTTTGCCATTATCGATACGGTAGTGGATTTGCCGAATGTCCGCAGCGTCGTATTCCGTGAACATGAAGCAGCTTACCTGCTTGGTGCAGCAGCTGGATTGGCTACGAAGACCAACAAGGTTGGCAACGTGGTTGCAGACGACATTCCGATTATGCATAAATATATGACCGGCTTTGCAGAAGGTGCAAAATCGGTAAACCCTAACGTTGAAATTTTCGTTAACTACGTCGGCGGTTTCACAGATCCGGCTAAAGCGAAGGAACTCGCACTCCTGCAGAACTCTAAAGGTGCCGATTTCGTTGCAGGCCTTTCCGCTGTTGGTGATTTGGGCGTATTCGAAGCCGCGAAAGAGAAAGGCTTCTATGCTTCAGGACAAGATACGGATAACACGGGCACGGATCCCGAGCACGTTGTGCTTGCTCAATTGAAAGGTACAGACGCTGTTGTCTACGAAACGGTTAAAGACTTTGCAGAAGACAAATACTCATTCGATATTCGTGATTATGGTCTGAAAGAAGGCGGCGTGGGTCTTACTTACGTAACCCATGAGAGCAAAACACCGCTTAACCCATTTATTGGACAAGACATCGTAGATCAGCTTAAGGTGATTTCCGACGATATTATCGCCGGAAAGATTAAAGTAACCAACGCATTGGAACAAAATTAG